From the genome of Mesorhizobium japonicum MAFF 303099, one region includes:
- a CDS encoding acyl-CoA carboxylase subunit beta — MKDVLKELERRREIARMGGGQARIDAQHKKGKLTARERIEVFLDEGSFEEFDMYVEHRSTDFGMEKTKIAGDGVVTGWGTVNGRPVYLFAKDFTVFGGSLSEAHAEKVIKVQEMALRNRAPIIGLYDAGGARIQEGVAALGGYAEIFQRNVLASGVIPQISVIMGPCAGGDVYSPAMTDFIFMVRDTSYMFVTGPDVVKTVTNETVTAESLGGASVHTTKSSIADGAYDNDVEALLQMRRLVDLLPASNTSDIPEIECYQSVTDHDLSLDRLIPDNANKPYDVKELILKVADEGDFFEIQQSFAKNIVTGFGRVEGRTVGFVANQPMVLAGVLDSDASRKAARFVRFCDCFSIPIVTFVDVPGFLPGTAQEYGGLIKHGAKLLFAYAEATVPKITVITRKAYGGAYDVMASKHLRGDMNYAWPTAQIAVMGARGAVEIIYRKDIGDAEKIASHTKTYEDRFLSPFVAAERGYVDEVIMPHSTRRRIARALRMLRNKDMQNPWKKHDNIPL; from the coding sequence ATGAAGGACGTGCTGAAGGAACTCGAGCGCCGGCGCGAAATCGCCCGCATGGGTGGCGGCCAGGCCCGCATCGACGCCCAGCACAAGAAGGGCAAGCTCACCGCCCGCGAACGCATCGAGGTCTTTCTCGACGAAGGTTCGTTCGAGGAGTTCGACATGTATGTCGAGCACCGCTCGACCGATTTCGGCATGGAGAAGACCAAGATCGCCGGCGATGGCGTCGTCACCGGCTGGGGCACGGTCAATGGCCGTCCAGTGTATCTTTTCGCCAAGGATTTCACCGTGTTCGGCGGCTCTCTTTCAGAAGCCCATGCCGAAAAGGTCATCAAGGTGCAGGAGATGGCGCTGCGCAACCGCGCGCCGATCATCGGGCTCTACGATGCCGGCGGCGCGCGCATCCAGGAGGGCGTCGCAGCGCTCGGCGGTTATGCCGAGATTTTTCAGCGCAATGTTCTCGCCTCCGGCGTCATTCCTCAGATTTCCGTGATCATGGGTCCGTGCGCCGGCGGCGACGTCTATTCGCCCGCGATGACCGACTTCATCTTCATGGTGCGCGACACCTCCTACATGTTCGTCACCGGCCCGGATGTGGTGAAGACCGTGACCAACGAGACGGTGACCGCCGAAAGCCTCGGCGGCGCTTCGGTGCACACGACGAAATCCTCCATCGCCGACGGCGCCTACGACAATGACGTCGAGGCGCTTTTGCAGATGCGCCGGCTGGTCGACCTCCTGCCGGCTTCGAACACATCGGACATTCCCGAGATCGAATGCTACCAGTCGGTCACCGACCACGATTTGTCGCTCGACCGGCTGATTCCCGACAATGCCAACAAGCCCTACGACGTCAAGGAACTGATCCTGAAGGTCGCCGACGAGGGCGACTTCTTTGAGATCCAGCAGAGTTTCGCCAAGAATATCGTCACTGGTTTCGGGCGCGTCGAGGGCCGCACCGTTGGCTTCGTCGCCAACCAGCCGATGGTGCTGGCCGGCGTGCTCGATTCCGACGCCAGCCGCAAGGCGGCGCGCTTCGTGCGCTTCTGCGATTGTTTTTCGATCCCGATCGTCACTTTCGTCGATGTGCCGGGCTTCCTGCCCGGTACCGCCCAGGAATATGGTGGGCTGATCAAGCACGGCGCCAAGCTGTTGTTCGCCTATGCCGAAGCGACCGTGCCGAAGATCACCGTCATCACCAGAAAGGCCTATGGCGGCGCTTATGACGTCATGGCCTCAAAACATCTGCGCGGCGACATGAACTATGCCTGGCCGACGGCGCAGATCGCGGTGATGGGAGCGAGAGGCGCGGTCGAGATCATCTACCGCAAGGACATTGGCGACGCGGAAAAGATCGCATCCCATACAAAGACTTACGAGGATCGCTTCCTGTCGCCCTTCGTCGCTGCCGAGCGCGGCTATGTCGACGAAGTGATCATGCCGCACTCGACCCGCCGCCGTATCGCCCGGGCGCTGCGGATGCTGCGCAACAAGGACATGCAGAACCCCTGGAAGAAGCACGACAACATCCCGCTGTGA
- a CDS encoding SDR family oxidoreductase, which produces MTLYRADPKHGVAWVTGGSSGIGRSLARDLASQGYAVAVTALDDDPIDTLIVETAQMPGSVTAFPCDVTDEPRMARTVAAIEKELGPIVLAVFNAGNYISTPGEALVVKDFRRTFEVNYFGIINGLVPVVEYMRVRSRGHVVLVGSVTAYFGWPTTAAYGGTKAAINILAESLKYDFDKMNIRVQVINPGFVDTPLTEKNMLPMPGLMPVTRATRRMIKAIKSGGFEVTFPYRTSWPLKFLALLPRPISRWVISLMTSWKARPLHYERKPPNE; this is translated from the coding sequence ATGACACTCTATCGGGCCGATCCGAAACACGGCGTCGCCTGGGTCACGGGCGGCAGCAGCGGCATTGGCCGCTCGCTGGCCAGGGATCTGGCGTCCCAGGGCTATGCGGTGGCGGTAACGGCACTGGACGATGATCCGATCGACACGCTCATCGTCGAGACCGCGCAGATGCCGGGCAGCGTCACGGCCTTTCCCTGCGACGTCACGGACGAGCCGCGCATGGCAAGAACGGTGGCCGCGATCGAGAAGGAGCTCGGCCCTATCGTGCTCGCCGTCTTCAATGCCGGAAACTACATTTCGACGCCTGGAGAAGCCCTCGTCGTCAAGGACTTTCGCCGCACTTTCGAAGTTAATTATTTCGGCATCATCAACGGCTTGGTGCCGGTCGTTGAGTATATGCGCGTGCGATCGCGCGGCCATGTCGTGCTGGTCGGATCGGTTACCGCCTATTTCGGCTGGCCAACCACTGCCGCCTATGGCGGCACCAAGGCGGCGATCAACATCCTGGCCGAGTCGCTGAAGTATGATTTCGACAAGATGAACATCCGCGTCCAGGTGATAAACCCCGGCTTTGTCGACACGCCGCTGACCGAAAAGAACATGCTGCCGATGCCGGGCCTGATGCCCGTCACCCGCGCGACGCGCCGCATGATCAAGGCAATCAAATCTGGCGGCTTCGAAGTCACCTTTCCTTACCGAACGAGCTGGCCGCTGAAATTTCTCGCTTTGTTGCCCAGGCCGATAAGCCGATGGGTGATCAGCTTGATGACCAGCTGGAAGGCACGGCCGCTGCATTACGAGCGCAAGCCACCCAACGAATAG
- the glnA gene encoding type I glutamate--ammonia ligase, giving the protein MTTAKDIMKQIKDNDVKFVDLRFTDPKGKLQHVTMDVVEVEEDMFADGVMFDGSSIAGWKAINESDMVLMPDPDTVHMDPFFAQSTMVILCDILDPVSGESYNRDPRGTAKKAEAYMKSEGIGDQIFVGPEAEFFVFDDVKYKADPYNTGFKLDSTELPSNDDTDYETGNLGHRPRIKGGYFPVPPIDSAQDMRSEMLTVLAEMGVRVEKHHHEVAAAQHELGIKFDTLVRNADKMLIYKYVVHQVANAYGKTATFMPKPIFGDNGSGMHVHQSIWKGGKPTFAGNEYAGLSESCLFYIGGIIKHAKAINAFTNPLTNSYKRLVPGYEAPVLLAYSARNRSASCRIPFGSSPKAKRVEVRFPDPGANPYLAFAAMLMAGLDGIKNKIHPGQPMDKDLYDLPPKELKKIPTVCGSLREALQSLDKDRGFLKAGGVFDDDQIDSYIELKMAEVMRFEMTPHPVEYDMYYSV; this is encoded by the coding sequence ATGACGACAGCCAAAGACATCATGAAGCAGATCAAGGACAACGACGTGAAATTCGTCGACCTGCGCTTCACCGACCCGAAGGGCAAGCTGCAGCACGTAACGATGGATGTCGTCGAGGTCGAGGAAGACATGTTCGCCGATGGTGTCATGTTCGACGGCTCCTCGATTGCCGGCTGGAAGGCCATCAACGAGTCCGACATGGTGCTCATGCCCGATCCGGACACGGTCCACATGGATCCGTTCTTCGCGCAGTCGACCATGGTCATCCTGTGCGACATCCTCGATCCGGTCTCGGGCGAATCCTACAACCGCGACCCGCGCGGCACGGCCAAGAAGGCCGAAGCCTACATGAAGTCGGAAGGCATCGGCGACCAGATCTTCGTCGGCCCGGAAGCCGAATTCTTCGTCTTCGATGACGTCAAGTACAAGGCCGACCCGTACAACACCGGCTTCAAGCTCGACTCCACCGAACTGCCGTCAAACGACGACACCGACTACGAGACCGGCAATCTCGGCCATCGCCCGCGCATCAAGGGCGGCTATTTCCCGGTGCCGCCGATCGACAGCGCGCAGGACATGCGCTCCGAGATGCTGACCGTGCTCGCGGAAATGGGCGTGCGCGTCGAAAAGCATCACCACGAAGTCGCCGCCGCGCAGCACGAACTCGGCATCAAGTTCGACACGCTGGTCCGCAACGCCGACAAGATGCTGATCTACAAGTATGTCGTGCACCAGGTCGCCAACGCCTATGGCAAGACGGCCACCTTCATGCCGAAGCCCATCTTCGGCGACAATGGCTCGGGCATGCACGTCCACCAGTCGATCTGGAAGGGCGGCAAGCCGACCTTCGCCGGCAATGAATATGCCGGCCTGTCGGAAAGCTGCCTGTTCTACATCGGCGGCATCATCAAGCACGCCAAGGCGATCAACGCGTTCACCAACCCGCTGACGAACTCCTACAAGCGCCTGGTGCCCGGCTATGAAGCGCCGGTGCTGCTCGCCTATTCCGCGCGCAACCGTTCGGCCTCCTGCCGCATCCCGTTCGGCTCGTCGCCGAAGGCCAAGCGCGTCGAGGTCCGCTTCCCCGATCCGGGCGCGAACCCGTACCTCGCCTTCGCAGCCATGCTGATGGCCGGCCTCGACGGCATCAAGAACAAGATCCACCCCGGCCAGCCGATGGACAAGGATCTCTACGACCTGCCGCCGAAGGAGTTGAAGAAGATCCCGACCGTCTGCGGCTCGCTGCGTGAAGCTCTCCAGAGCCTCGATAAGGATCGCGGCTTCCTGAAGGCCGGCGGCGTCTTCGACGACGACCAGATCGACAGCTACATCGAACTGAAGATGGCCGAGGTGATGCGCTTTGAAATGACCCCGCATCCGGTGGAATACGACATGTACTATTCGGTGTAA
- a CDS encoding alanyl-tRNA editing protein translates to MAHKTEALFRDDAYLATADAAVAAVNDRGGIIFDRTIFYATSGGQPGDTGHLERADGSRIAIAATITGETKDEIIHVPAPQQAALAVGEKVKLAIDWERRHLLMRMHAACHLLTVVCPFPITGAAVSEDDSRVDFDIPDASFSKEEVTASLMDLVRANHPIFTRLISDEELAANPGLVKSKNVRPPVGTGKIRLVCIGENGAVDSQPCGGTHVKSTGEIGEIHIGKIEKKGRENRRFRIRFGPMPAA, encoded by the coding sequence ATGGCGCACAAGACGGAAGCGTTGTTTCGCGACGATGCCTATCTCGCCACGGCGGATGCGGCGGTTGCTGCCGTCAATGATCGTGGCGGCATCATTTTCGATCGGACGATCTTCTACGCCACCTCGGGTGGCCAGCCGGGCGATACCGGCCATCTCGAACGTGCCGACGGCAGCCGCATCGCCATTGCCGCCACCATCACAGGTGAGACCAAGGACGAGATCATCCACGTACCGGCGCCGCAGCAGGCGGCCCTGGCGGTTGGCGAGAAGGTCAAACTCGCCATCGACTGGGAACGTCGGCACCTGTTGATGCGCATGCACGCGGCTTGCCATCTGCTTACCGTCGTTTGTCCGTTTCCAATCACCGGTGCGGCGGTTTCCGAGGACGATAGCCGTGTAGATTTCGACATTCCGGACGCCAGCTTCTCGAAAGAAGAGGTGACCGCGAGCCTGATGGATCTGGTGCGCGCCAATCATCCGATTTTCACCAGGCTGATCAGCGATGAGGAACTCGCCGCTAACCCCGGCCTGGTGAAGTCAAAAAATGTCCGGCCGCCGGTCGGCACCGGCAAGATACGCCTGGTTTGCATTGGTGAGAATGGCGCGGTCGATAGCCAGCCCTGTGGTGGCACACATGTGAAAAGCACCGGCGAGATCGGCGAAATCCACATCGGCAAGATCGAGAAGAAGGGCCGCGAGAACAGGCGCTTCCGCATCCGCTTCGGCCCGATGCCGGCAGCCTGA
- the sseA gene encoding 3-mercaptopyruvate sulfurtransferase: protein MAQDSPFTVDADWLQARLGEPGLTIVDASWYLPAQKRDARAEYNAAHIPGARFLDQDAVSDPDAALPHTLPSPQHFAQYVGSMGVSADDTIVVYDGPGFFSAPRAWWMFRIMGVFQTYILDGGFDAWKTAGRPVTAEPTKIAPSVFHADFDAGRVASLADMRRIVETSASQIADARGPGRFTGAEPEPRAGIRSGHMPGARNVPYSALSENGMLLSKDRLRKVIEEAGIDLSKPVVTSCGSGVTAAVVTLALETLGHTDNRLYDGSWTEWGGLSDTPVVTGPATPGPAKTGKE, encoded by the coding sequence ATGGCCCAGGACAGTCCTTTCACCGTCGATGCGGACTGGCTGCAGGCGCGCCTGGGCGAGCCCGGCCTGACCATCGTGGACGCATCCTGGTACCTGCCGGCGCAAAAGCGCGACGCGCGCGCCGAATATAATGCAGCGCACATCCCGGGCGCCCGTTTCCTGGATCAGGACGCGGTGTCGGATCCCGACGCTGCTTTGCCGCACACGCTGCCTTCGCCTCAGCATTTCGCGCAATATGTTGGTTCGATGGGCGTGTCCGCCGATGACACCATTGTCGTCTATGATGGTCCCGGCTTTTTCTCGGCACCCCGGGCATGGTGGATGTTCCGCATTATGGGTGTTTTCCAGACCTATATCCTGGATGGCGGATTCGACGCCTGGAAAACGGCCGGCCGGCCGGTAACGGCCGAGCCGACGAAGATCGCGCCAAGCGTGTTCCATGCCGATTTCGACGCCGGCCGCGTCGCCAGCCTCGCCGACATGCGCCGGATCGTCGAGACCAGCGCCAGCCAGATTGCCGACGCCCGTGGACCCGGCCGCTTCACCGGCGCCGAGCCCGAGCCCCGCGCGGGTATCCGCTCCGGCCATATGCCGGGAGCGCGCAACGTACCGTACTCCGCCCTGTCGGAAAACGGCATGCTGTTGTCGAAGGACCGTTTGCGCAAGGTGATCGAGGAGGCCGGCATTGACCTGTCGAAGCCCGTCGTCACATCTTGCGGCTCCGGTGTCACCGCCGCGGTGGTTACGCTGGCGCTGGAGACGCTTGGCCACACCGACAACAGGCTCTATGACGGCTCATGGACGGAATGGGGCGGGCTCTCCGACACGCCTGTCGTGACCGGCCCCGCGACGCCCGGTCCCGCTAAGACCGGCAAGGAATGA
- a CDS encoding cysteine synthase A, with translation MPRSVIDAIGNTPLIRLNKASEETGCEILGKAEFMNPGQSVKDRAGLFIIRDAERRGLLKPGGVIVEGTAGNTGIGLTLVAKALGYRTVIVIPDTQSQEKKDTIRLLGAELIEVPAVPYKNPNNYVKLSGRLAEQMARTESNGAIWANQFDNVANRDGHIRTTAEEIWAQTGGKVDGFVSAVGSGGTLAGVAFGLKAKSKDVKIALADPLGAALYSFYTSGELKSEGSSITEGIGQGRITANLEGFTPDFSFQIKDEDALPIVFDLIQEEGLCVGGSTGINIAGAIRLARELGPGHTIVTILCDYGTRYQSKLFNPEFLREKNLPVPGWMELQSKISVPFEKVE, from the coding sequence ATGCCCCGTTCTGTGATCGACGCGATCGGCAACACGCCTCTGATCCGCCTTAACAAAGCGTCCGAAGAAACCGGCTGCGAGATCCTGGGCAAGGCCGAATTCATGAATCCGGGGCAATCAGTCAAGGATCGCGCCGGGCTTTTCATCATCCGCGACGCCGAACGGCGCGGCCTATTGAAGCCGGGCGGCGTCATCGTCGAGGGAACGGCAGGCAATACGGGCATCGGGCTGACGCTGGTCGCCAAGGCGCTGGGTTATCGCACGGTCATCGTCATTCCCGATACGCAGAGCCAGGAAAAGAAGGACACGATCCGGCTACTCGGCGCCGAGCTGATCGAGGTGCCGGCCGTGCCCTACAAGAACCCCAACAATTACGTGAAACTGTCGGGACGGCTGGCCGAGCAGATGGCGAGGACCGAGTCCAACGGCGCCATCTGGGCCAATCAGTTCGACAATGTCGCCAACCGCGATGGGCATATCCGCACCACGGCGGAGGAAATCTGGGCACAGACCGGCGGCAAGGTTGACGGTTTCGTCTCGGCGGTGGGTTCAGGCGGCACGCTGGCCGGCGTCGCTTTCGGGCTGAAGGCCAAGAGCAAGGATGTGAAAATCGCGCTCGCCGACCCGCTTGGTGCCGCCCTCTACAGCTTTTACACCAGCGGCGAGTTGAAGTCCGAAGGCAGCTCGATCACCGAAGGCATCGGGCAGGGGCGCATCACCGCCAATCTAGAAGGGTTCACGCCGGATTTCTCGTTCCAGATCAAGGACGAGGACGCGCTTCCGATCGTCTTCGACCTGATCCAGGAAGAGGGCCTGTGCGTCGGCGGCTCGACCGGCATCAACATTGCCGGCGCCATCCGGCTCGCCAGGGAATTAGGCCCCGGCCACACCATCGTGACCATTCTTTGCGACTACGGCACGCGCTACCAGTCGAAGCTGTTCAATCCGGAATTCCTGCGCGAGAAGAATCTCCCGGTGCCGGGGTGGATGGAACTGCAGAGCAAGATTTCGGTGCCTTTCGAAAAGGTCGAATGA
- a CDS encoding alpha/beta hydrolase: protein MGRRIVLAVLALVAVLALAFVYGPRVPVNTTIRFDPSVIGDDPQAYVAKEEAAVPGIRDGLEKEIVWANPMVHAKTPLSIVYIHGFSASKGEVRPLPDDVADLLEANLFYTRLTGHGQDGAAMTQGSVNGWINDYEEALAIGRAIGDKVIVISTSTGGSLAAWAATQPGASNGVAAIAFISPNFGVKASGAEILTMPWGKQIAELVIGKERSFVARNALHQKFWTTRYPVAATLPMQALTELAYRAPVEKADIPALFIFSDSDRVVRPDRTREIAGRWGAPHELVPVDDTGDPDNHVIAGDVLSPSTTAFLAQRIAVWVEAVAK, encoded by the coding sequence ATGGGGCGACGGATCGTGCTTGCTGTGCTGGCCCTGGTCGCCGTCCTTGCATTGGCCTTCGTCTACGGTCCACGCGTTCCCGTCAACACCACGATCCGCTTTGACCCCTCTGTCATCGGTGACGATCCGCAGGCCTATGTGGCCAAGGAGGAGGCCGCCGTGCCCGGTATCCGCGACGGGCTGGAGAAGGAGATCGTCTGGGCCAATCCTATGGTGCATGCCAAGACGCCGCTGTCGATCGTCTACATCCACGGTTTCTCGGCCTCAAAGGGCGAGGTCCGCCCGCTGCCCGACGACGTGGCCGACCTGCTCGAAGCCAATCTCTTCTACACCCGCCTGACCGGTCACGGGCAGGACGGCGCGGCGATGACGCAGGGCAGCGTCAATGGCTGGATCAACGACTATGAGGAAGCGCTCGCCATCGGCCGGGCGATCGGCGACAAGGTGATCGTCATCTCGACCTCGACCGGCGGCTCGCTGGCGGCATGGGCAGCAACGCAGCCCGGCGCATCGAATGGGGTGGCTGCCATTGCGTTCATCTCGCCCAATTTCGGCGTAAAGGCATCCGGCGCCGAGATCCTGACCATGCCCTGGGGCAAACAGATCGCCGAACTCGTGATCGGCAAGGAGCGCAGTTTCGTGGCGCGCAACGCGCTGCACCAGAAATTCTGGACCACCAGATATCCGGTTGCCGCGACGCTGCCGATGCAGGCATTGACGGAACTCGCCTATAGGGCGCCGGTGGAGAAGGCTGATATCCCTGCCCTGTTCATCTTCTCGGATTCGGACAGGGTGGTGCGGCCAGACCGCACTCGCGAGATCGCAGGGCGTTGGGGGGCACCGCACGAACTGGTGCCGGTCGACGACACCGGCGATCCGGACAACCATGTCATTGCCGGCGATGTGCTGTCGCCATCGACCACGGCATTTCTCGCGCAACGGATTGCCGTCTGGGTCGAGGCGGTGGCGAAGTAG
- a CDS encoding DEAD/DEAH box helicase: MTNENTLPSNVTAELSGFAALGITGALLKATHNAGFTEPKPIQMQAIPPQLEGRDIFGIAQTGSGKTAAFALPILSKIIALGTKRRAKTTRALILAPTRELAVQIEDTIKILAKGAHVSTALVLGGVSRFSQVKKVAPGVDILIATPGRLTDLVREGDLILSDTKWLVLDEGDRMLDMGFINDVKRIAKATAPDRQTALFSATMPDEIAELAKGLLKNPVRIEVSPQSTAAAEIVQGVVFARTKQKRQVLSTMLADEAMKSVIIFSRTKHGADRVTKDLERDGFKAAVIHGNKSQNARQKALNDFREGSVRILVATDIAARGIDVPGISHVVNFDLPDEAESYVHRIGRTGRNGMDGIAITLCDPSENSKLRQVERIIRTKLPIVADHLGSPDPQRNPAEKNERFEPANDRNDRNGRRDGRRPGGENKGNGFGKKRFGDKPAFAGERKPEGAKPFKGNNKRRFGGKRPAARAA, from the coding sequence TTGACCAACGAAAACACATTGCCCAGCAACGTCACCGCGGAACTCTCCGGTTTCGCAGCGCTGGGAATCACGGGTGCGCTGCTCAAGGCCACCCACAATGCCGGATTCACCGAACCGAAGCCGATCCAGATGCAGGCAATCCCGCCGCAGCTGGAAGGCCGTGACATTTTCGGCATCGCGCAGACCGGCTCCGGCAAGACCGCGGCCTTTGCGCTGCCCATCCTGTCGAAGATCATCGCGCTCGGCACCAAGCGGCGCGCCAAGACGACCCGCGCGCTGATCCTGGCGCCGACCCGCGAACTCGCCGTGCAGATCGAGGATACCATCAAGATCCTCGCCAAGGGCGCCCATGTCTCGACGGCACTCGTGCTGGGAGGCGTCTCGCGCTTCAGCCAGGTGAAGAAGGTTGCTCCCGGCGTCGATATCCTGATTGCCACGCCCGGCCGGTTGACCGACCTGGTGCGCGAGGGCGACCTCATCCTCTCCGATACCAAATGGCTGGTGCTGGACGAGGGCGACCGCATGCTCGACATGGGCTTCATCAACGACGTCAAGCGCATCGCCAAGGCGACCGCGCCTGACCGCCAGACGGCGCTGTTCTCGGCCACCATGCCGGACGAGATCGCCGAACTGGCAAAGGGCCTGTTGAAGAACCCCGTCCGCATCGAAGTCTCGCCGCAAAGCACCGCGGCGGCTGAGATCGTCCAGGGCGTCGTCTTCGCCCGCACCAAGCAGAAGCGCCAGGTGCTGTCGACGATGCTCGCAGACGAGGCGATGAAGTCCGTCATCATTTTTTCCCGTACCAAGCATGGCGCCGACAGGGTGACCAAGGACCTCGAGCGCGATGGCTTCAAGGCCGCCGTCATCCATGGCAACAAGTCGCAGAATGCCCGTCAGAAGGCGCTGAACGATTTCCGTGAGGGATCGGTCCGCATTCTGGTCGCGACGGACATCGCGGCGCGCGGCATCGACGTACCCGGCATCAGCCATGTCGTGAATTTCGACCTGCCGGACGAGGCTGAAAGCTACGTCCACCGCATCGGCCGCACCGGCCGCAACGGCATGGACGGCATCGCGATCACGCTTTGCGATCCTTCGGAGAACAGCAAGCTGCGCCAGGTCGAGCGCATCATCCGCACCAAGCTGCCGATCGTTGCCGACCATCTCGGCAGCCCCGATCCGCAGCGCAATCCGGCTGAAAAGAACGAGCGCTTCGAGCCCGCCAATGATCGCAACGACCGCAATGGCCGTCGCGACGGCAGGCGGCCGGGCGGCGAGAACAAGGGCAACGGCTTTGGCAAGAAGCGCTTCGGCGACAAGCCGGCCTTTGCCGGTGAGCGCAAGCCGGAAGGCGCCAAGCCCTTCAAGGGCAACAACAAGCGCCGTTTCGGCGGCAAGCGTCCGGCAGCGCGGGCTGCTTAA
- a CDS encoding P-II family nitrogen regulator — MKKIEAIIKPFKLDEVKEALQEAGLQGITVTEAKGFGRQKGHTELYRGAEYVVDFLPKVKIEVVLGDDAVEGAIEAIRKAAQTGRIGDGKIFVSNIEEVVRIRTGETGMDAV; from the coding sequence ATGAAAAAGATCGAAGCGATCATCAAGCCATTCAAGCTGGACGAAGTGAAGGAAGCGCTTCAGGAGGCCGGACTGCAAGGCATCACCGTGACCGAGGCCAAGGGCTTCGGACGCCAGAAAGGCCATACCGAGCTTTATCGCGGCGCCGAATATGTCGTCGATTTCCTGCCCAAGGTAAAGATCGAGGTCGTGCTCGGCGACGATGCGGTCGAAGGTGCCATCGAGGCCATCCGCAAAGCGGCCCAGACCGGGCGTATCGGCGACGGCAAGATCTTCGTCTCCAATATCGAGGAAGTCGTGCGCATCCGCACCGGTGAGACCGGAATGGACGCGGTCTGA
- a CDS encoding bifunctional ADP-dependent NAD(P)H-hydrate dehydratase/NAD(P)H-hydrate epimerase, whose translation MSDELLTSAEMGEADRLTIAAGPLDGYGLMQRAGEAVAAVVLARYPAASRVHVLCGPGNNGGDGYVVARILAGSGVATTIWASGAPRPQSDAALAAAQCPIASRPLSGFEAESGSIVVDALYGAGLSKPLSGDAARAVGVATDRRLPVVAVDLPSGVSGDSGRVLGVAFTAAVTVTFARKKPGHLLLPGLERCGEILLADIGIGDDIIARLQPRTFENRPAHWLRDFPVPAVDAHKYKRGHVGVFSGGPSATGAARLTALAAARSGAGAVTVLSPGNAMQVNAAHLTSIMLRKTDDVADIREFVGERRPSAFVLGPGFGVGDKTRSFGLALLASGPAQDAATQVDGLVFDADAITAFRDEQGVLFEAARGPHAPALVMTPHEGEFARLFPDIADDNASSKLDRARAAAARANAVIVYKGADTVIAAPDGRAAINSNGAAWLATAGSGDVLSGISAGLLAQAMPAFEAACAAVWIHAEAGSRFGAGLIAEDLPLALVPVLRELVEARRKVPVE comes from the coding sequence ATGAGCGATGAACTTCTTACTTCCGCCGAAATGGGCGAGGCGGATCGGCTGACGATTGCGGCTGGCCCGCTCGATGGCTATGGCCTGATGCAGCGTGCGGGCGAGGCGGTCGCCGCCGTGGTCCTGGCGCGTTATCCCGCCGCGAGCCGCGTGCATGTGCTGTGCGGCCCCGGCAACAATGGCGGCGACGGCTATGTCGTCGCCCGCATCCTGGCTGGCAGCGGCGTTGCCACGACGATCTGGGCGTCCGGTGCGCCGAGGCCGCAAAGCGACGCAGCACTTGCCGCGGCACAGTGCCCGATCGCGTCCCGGCCACTGTCGGGCTTCGAAGCCGAGTCCGGCTCGATCGTAGTCGATGCGCTTTACGGGGCAGGACTGTCCAAGCCGCTGTCCGGTGATGCCGCCAGGGCGGTAGGCGTGGCCACCGATCGGCGTTTGCCAGTTGTCGCGGTCGATCTGCCCTCGGGCGTTTCCGGCGACAGCGGCAGAGTTTTGGGCGTGGCATTTACCGCCGCCGTCACCGTGACCTTCGCGCGCAAGAAGCCAGGCCATCTGCTCCTGCCGGGCCTTGAGCGATGCGGCGAGATCTTGCTCGCCGATATCGGCATCGGCGACGACATCATCGCACGGCTCCAGCCCCGGACGTTCGAGAACAGGCCGGCGCATTGGCTGCGTGATTTCCCGGTGCCGGCCGTCGACGCACACAAGTACAAACGCGGCCATGTCGGCGTCTTTTCCGGCGGGCCGAGCGCCACCGGGGCGGCGCGGCTGACGGCGCTTGCCGCAGCTCGAAGCGGGGCAGGGGCGGTGACCGTGCTGTCGCCGGGCAACGCCATGCAGGTCAATGCGGCCCATCTGACCTCGATCATGCTGCGCAAGACCGATGATGTCGCGGACATCAGGGAATTTGTCGGCGAACGCCGGCCTTCGGCCTTCGTTCTTGGCCCTGGCTTCGGCGTTGGTGACAAAACGCGGAGCTTTGGCCTAGCGCTCCTCGCCTCTGGACCAGCTCAGGATGCTGCCACACAGGTCGATGGCCTTGTGTTCGACGCCGACGCGATCACCGCGTTTCGCGATGAGCAAGGCGTTTTGTTCGAAGCAGCGCGCGGGCCGCATGCGCCGGCCCTGGTGATGACCCCGCACGAAGGGGAGTTTGCCAGGCTGTTTCCTGATATCGCCGATGACAATGCCTCGTCCAAGCTCGACAGGGCGCGTGCGGCGGCCGCACGTGCCAATGCCGTTATCGTCTACAAGGGTGCCGACACGGTGATCGCCGCGCCCGACGGCCGGGCGGCGATCAATTCCAATGGCGCGGCGTGGCTTGCCACTGCCGGGTCTGGCGACGTGCTGTCCGGCATATCAGCCGGTCTGCTGGCGCAAGCCATGCCGGCGTTCGAAGCGGCCTGCGCGGCGGTGTGGATCCATGCCGAGGCCGGCAGCCGGTTTGGTGCGGGGCTGATTGCCGAGGATCTGCCTCTGGCACTGGTACCCGTGTTGCGCGAACTGGTCGAAGCACGTCGCAAGGTGCCCGTCGAATGA